One window of the Archangium primigenium genome contains the following:
- a CDS encoding Ig-like domain-containing protein gives MRSSIPALLIAVAMSLTSGAVQAQPVSNAPPKLRYAEDLRGNFALVGNTLAQDCRKTTPLPITGRMPPVETFVPGDPACYQRDTSPDFFWTLNDPAMETTGATTQPAAPITTSSKGINPLTASSQAALSLPTGATVVYARLYWAATRFTAGAGDKVQAPDLTAHLSRPGVAGFEMDLTADDYAFQYTAGGEYQYQSTADITDIVKNYGAGRYQISDVLAVSLDTSAGGGEYIFDGWWMAVFYEVPGATKRHLKLFDSMRIVDGAPGTSFTLSGFYVPTYAVDAKLGVIAFEGDDPAPDINDTFSFNGKIVSNDLNPPNNFFNSTRSWSTTKTGVTTDTPLTGLDPGSDGKFDSYPISNRNDRPQLTGTPGSMSGIDLDVVDVTVAAGDHTATALANTSGDRFWLAGFITSITTQAPDFTNTLKTAENLTRKDGTVRPGDRIRYTITTQNTGDDHSKDTVVNDKLPPQLDYEADSLELLSVAPGDSTPLGQLTDAKGDDVGHYDTATRTITVYLGKGATPTRGGTLRGIIQPGDVGESTSLTFVAIVKSGVSGIVENQAIITAGGMLGIDPVDTPSQSPEGSGPTDFEVAEVPRPVIKVPANGALINNKRPVYSGTARPGYTVIVKVDGTDLCTTTADAAGNWSCPTPTGRADLAQGAHNVTAQARNAAGVTSDIVRNDFTVDAIAPSPPVITAPTSGQVFDKTQRPTFEGTAEPNALVTVSVDGRVIGRIRADSSGNWFLIAPTALADGPHTVGATAKDAAGNESTATSVPFSISVNPPDTKITKNPPAKTLDRTATFEYEGIPSGGIQSFECSLNGVTFTTCTPTLVYTKTYTDLPDGRHTFRVRARNYSGFVDTTPATYTWLVGLDSDNDGIPDSIETATGTNPNDDDTDDDGILDGNEDTNANGVVDGGETDPRLKDTDGDGIQDGTEMGLTAPQGTGTNLAVFIADQDPSTTTLPLDADTDNGGVPDGIEDLNHNGRIDSGETDPNNPADDLTDSDNDGIPDSVEIATGTNPNDDDSDDDGIKDGNEDKNHDGKVDADETDPRKRDTDGDGLQDGTELGLTAPQGTGTNPAVFIADLDPSTTTNPLDRDTDKGGVWDGVEDKNHNGRIDAGEIDPNNPADDGLIDSDGDGLPDVIENANGTDPNDDDSDDDGIKDGNEDKNHDGKVDADETDPRNRDTDGDGIQDGTEIGLTAPQGTGTNPALFIADLDPSTKTNPLDKDTDKGGVWDGVEDKNHNGRIDAGETNPNNAADDVTVDSDGDGLPDVIENANGTDPNDDDSDDDGIKDGNEDKNHDGKVDAGETDPRNRDTDGDGIQDGTELGLSAPQGTGTNPALFVADQDPSTKTNPLDKDTDKGGVWDGAEDLNHNGRIDAGETDPNNPADDDPTKDSDGDGIPDATEVANGTNPSSDDTDNDGITDGNEDKNHDGKVDPGETDPRKPDTDGDGIQDGTEIGLTAPQGTGTDLSVFVPDQDPSTQTNPLDPDTDKGGVPDGGEDRNHNGRIDAGETDPNNPADDQPTPGGGVDSDGDGIPDSVEIANGTDPNNADTDGDGLKDGEEDKNQNGKVDPGESDPLKADTDGGGVNDYDEVKSGTNPLDGRDDYLIGGRGCSSSGGAPLAWLTTALLAAPWLRSRRSSLRGALAKGGLLGLMGVLAAPTAHAQVTAAPLSESIDAQRYKPGPGINDILGVHGARVGQHLGWHLGASINYASNPLGIFNPRTDTFVHEIVSDQATLDLMGSLSLWERFELGVAVPLTYQAGQAATSGTPFATGTTGSGLGDLRLVPKAHLVSAGAFGLGLVVPIHLPTAGGADYRGGASVSARPQLIAEWGREPAGFRLVANLGANVQRAAQLRNLDAGTELMYALGAQLPFTQKLALRANLAGAFALGDNDFSGRPLEVLAALQYRFNPGLAAHIGGGPGITRGYGTPGFRVFAGLDWGRPEGEPARAETTPTPAPAPVPAGPVDSDGDGIPDVKDKCPTQPEDKDGFQDEDGCPDPDNDKDGIPDTKDKCPLQPETVNGYQDEDGCPDEDPNKDSDGDGIPDVKDKCPLVAEDKDGFQDEDGCPDPDNDQDGIPDAQDQCPNEPETINGVKDEDGCPDEGKSKVRLEGNRIVILDKVYFATAKDVILPKSFNLLKQVGSVLRANPQIELLRVEGHTDDQGNDASNLNLSKRRAGTVRQFLIKEGIAAERLEAEGYGETRPVDTNKTALGRENNRRVEFNILKLAGQQ, from the coding sequence ATGCGCTCGAGCATCCCGGCGCTGCTGATCGCCGTCGCGATGAGCCTCACCTCGGGCGCCGTCCAGGCCCAGCCCGTGAGCAACGCGCCGCCCAAGCTGCGCTACGCCGAGGACCTGCGCGGCAACTTCGCGCTCGTCGGCAATACGCTCGCGCAGGACTGCCGCAAGACGACGCCCTTGCCCATCACCGGCCGCATGCCGCCGGTGGAAACGTTCGTGCCGGGCGATCCGGCCTGCTACCAGCGCGACACGTCCCCGGACTTCTTCTGGACGTTGAATGACCCGGCCATGGAGACCACGGGGGCCACCACCCAGCCCGCCGCGCCCATCACCACCTCGAGCAAGGGCATCAACCCGCTGACGGCCTCGAGCCAGGCGGCGCTGTCGCTGCCCACGGGCGCCACGGTGGTCTACGCGCGGCTGTACTGGGCGGCCACCCGCTTCACCGCGGGCGCCGGCGACAAGGTCCAGGCGCCGGACCTCACCGCGCACCTGTCCCGGCCGGGCGTGGCCGGCTTCGAGATGGACCTCACCGCGGACGACTACGCCTTCCAGTACACGGCGGGCGGCGAGTACCAGTACCAGTCCACGGCGGACATCACCGACATCGTGAAGAACTACGGCGCGGGCCGCTATCAGATCAGCGACGTGCTGGCGGTGTCGTTGGACACCAGCGCGGGCGGCGGCGAGTACATCTTCGACGGCTGGTGGATGGCGGTGTTCTACGAGGTGCCGGGCGCCACCAAGCGCCACCTCAAGCTCTTCGACAGCATGCGCATCGTGGATGGGGCGCCGGGCACGTCCTTCACCCTGAGCGGCTTCTACGTGCCCACGTACGCGGTGGACGCCAAGCTGGGCGTCATCGCCTTCGAGGGCGACGACCCCGCGCCGGACATCAACGACACGTTCTCCTTCAACGGGAAGATCGTCAGCAACGACCTCAACCCGCCCAACAACTTCTTCAACAGCACGCGCTCGTGGAGCACCACGAAGACGGGCGTGACCACGGACACGCCGCTGACCGGCCTGGACCCGGGCTCCGACGGCAAGTTCGATTCCTACCCCATCAGCAACCGCAACGACCGGCCGCAGCTCACCGGCACGCCGGGCAGCATGTCCGGCATCGACCTGGACGTGGTGGACGTCACGGTGGCCGCGGGCGACCACACCGCCACGGCGCTCGCCAACACCTCGGGTGACCGCTTCTGGCTCGCGGGCTTCATCACCTCCATCACCACCCAGGCGCCCGACTTCACCAACACCCTCAAGACGGCCGAGAACCTCACGCGCAAGGACGGCACGGTGCGTCCGGGCGACCGCATCCGCTACACCATCACCACGCAGAACACGGGCGATGACCACTCCAAGGACACGGTGGTCAACGACAAGCTGCCCCCCCAGCTGGACTACGAGGCGGACTCGCTCGAGCTGCTCAGCGTGGCGCCCGGCGACAGCACACCGCTCGGCCAGCTCACCGACGCCAAGGGCGACGACGTGGGCCACTACGACACGGCCACGCGCACCATCACCGTGTACCTGGGCAAGGGCGCCACGCCCACCCGCGGCGGCACGCTCCGGGGCATCATCCAGCCGGGTGACGTGGGCGAGAGCACCAGCCTCACCTTCGTCGCGATCGTGAAGTCCGGCGTCTCGGGCATCGTCGAGAACCAGGCCATCATCACCGCCGGCGGCATGCTCGGCATCGATCCGGTGGACACGCCCTCGCAGAGCCCGGAGGGCTCGGGCCCCACCGACTTCGAGGTCGCCGAGGTTCCCCGGCCCGTCATCAAGGTGCCGGCCAACGGCGCGCTCATCAACAACAAGCGCCCCGTGTACTCGGGCACCGCGCGGCCGGGCTACACGGTCATCGTGAAGGTGGATGGCACCGACCTGTGCACCACCACCGCCGACGCGGCGGGCAACTGGTCCTGCCCCACCCCCACGGGCCGCGCCGACCTGGCCCAGGGCGCCCACAATGTCACCGCCCAGGCGCGCAACGCCGCCGGTGTGACGAGCGACATCGTGCGCAACGACTTCACGGTGGACGCCATCGCCCCCTCGCCGCCCGTCATCACCGCGCCCACCTCGGGCCAGGTGTTCGACAAAACCCAGCGCCCCACCTTCGAGGGCACCGCCGAGCCCAACGCCCTGGTCACCGTGAGCGTGGACGGCCGGGTCATCGGCCGCATCCGCGCCGACAGCTCGGGCAACTGGTTCCTCATCGCCCCCACGGCGCTGGCCGACGGCCCGCACACCGTGGGCGCCACGGCCAAGGACGCCGCGGGCAACGAGAGCACCGCCACGAGCGTGCCCTTCAGCATCAGCGTCAACCCGCCCGACACGAAGATCACCAAGAACCCGCCGGCCAAGACGCTCGACCGCACGGCCACCTTCGAGTACGAGGGCATCCCGTCCGGTGGCATCCAGAGCTTCGAGTGCAGCCTGAATGGCGTCACCTTCACCACCTGCACCCCGACGCTCGTGTACACGAAGACGTACACGGACCTGCCGGATGGTCGGCACACCTTCCGCGTGCGCGCCCGCAACTACTCGGGCTTCGTGGACACCACGCCCGCCACCTACACGTGGCTCGTGGGCCTCGACAGCGACAACGACGGCATCCCCGACAGCATCGAGACCGCCACGGGCACCAACCCGAACGACGATGACACGGACGATGACGGCATCCTCGATGGCAACGAGGACACGAACGCCAACGGCGTCGTGGACGGCGGCGAGACGGACCCCCGCCTCAAGGACACCGACGGGGACGGCATCCAGGACGGCACCGAGATGGGCCTGACCGCGCCCCAGGGCACGGGCACCAACCTCGCCGTCTTCATCGCCGACCAGGATCCCTCCACCACCACGCTGCCGCTGGACGCCGACACCGACAACGGCGGCGTGCCCGATGGCATCGAGGACCTCAATCACAACGGCCGCATCGACTCGGGCGAGACCGACCCGAACAACCCCGCGGACGACCTGACCGACAGCGACAACGACGGCATCCCCGACAGCGTCGAGATCGCCACGGGCACCAACCCGAACGACGATGACTCGGATGACGACGGCATCAAGGACGGCAACGAGGACAAGAACCACGACGGCAAGGTGGACGCGGACGAGACCGACCCGCGCAAGCGTGACACCGACGGCGACGGCCTCCAGGACGGCACCGAGCTGGGCCTGACCGCGCCCCAGGGCACGGGCACCAACCCCGCCGTCTTCATCGCCGACCTGGACCCCTCCACCACCACCAACCCGCTCGACCGCGACACCGACAAGGGTGGCGTGTGGGACGGCGTCGAGGACAAGAACCACAACGGCCGCATCGACGCGGGCGAGATCGACCCGAACAATCCCGCGGATGACGGCCTGATCGACAGCGACGGCGACGGCCTGCCCGACGTCATCGAGAACGCCAACGGCACCGACCCGAACGACGACGACTCGGACGACGACGGCATCAAGGACGGCAACGAGGACAAGAACCACGACGGCAAGGTGGACGCGGACGAGACCGACCCGCGCAACCGTGACACCGACGGCGACGGCATCCAGGACGGCACCGAGATTGGCCTGACCGCGCCCCAGGGCACGGGCACCAACCCCGCCCTCTTCATCGCCGACCTGGACCCCTCGACCAAGACCAACCCGCTCGACAAGGACACCGACAAGGGTGGCGTGTGGGACGGCGTCGAGGACAAGAACCACAACGGCCGCATCGACGCGGGCGAGACCAACCCGAACAACGCCGCGGACGACGTGACGGTCGACAGCGATGGCGATGGCCTGCCCGACGTCATCGAGAACGCCAACGGCACGGATCCGAACGACGACGACTCGGACGACGACGGCATCAAGGACGGCAACGAGGACAAGAACCACGACGGCAAGGTGGACGCGGGCGAGACCGATCCGCGCAACCGTGACACCGACGGCGACGGCATCCAGGACGGCACCGAGCTGGGCCTGAGCGCGCCCCAGGGCACGGGCACCAACCCCGCCCTCTTCGTCGCCGACCAGGACCCCTCCACCAAGACCAACCCGCTCGACAAGGACACCGACAAGGGTGGCGTGTGGGACGGCGCCGAGGACCTGAACCACAACGGCCGCATCGACGCGGGCGAGACGGATCCCAACAACCCCGCGGATGACGACCCCACCAAGGACTCCGACGGCGATGGCATCCCCGACGCCACCGAGGTCGCCAACGGCACCAACCCGAGCAGCGACGACACGGACAACGACGGCATCACCGACGGCAACGAGGACAAGAACCACGACGGCAAGGTGGACCCGGGCGAGACGGATCCGCGCAAGCCCGACACCGACGGCGATGGCATCCAGGACGGCACCGAGATTGGCCTGACCGCGCCCCAGGGCACGGGCACCGACCTGTCCGTCTTCGTCCCCGACCAGGACCCCTCCACCCAGACCAACCCGCTGGATCCGGACACCGACAAGGGCGGCGTGCCGGACGGTGGCGAGGACCGGAACCACAACGGCCGCATCGACGCGGGCGAGACGGATCCCAACAACCCCGCGGACGATCAGCCCACCCCCGGTGGCGGCGTGGACTCGGACGGCGATGGCATCCCGGACAGCGTGGAGATCGCCAACGGCACGGATCCGAACAACGCGGACACCGACGGCGACGGCCTCAAGGACGGCGAGGAGGACAAGAACCAGAACGGCAAGGTGGACCCGGGTGAGAGCGATCCGCTCAAGGCCGACACCGACGGCGGCGGCGTGAACGACTACGACGAGGTGAAGAGCGGCACCAACCCGCTGGATGGCCGCGACGACTACCTCATCGGTGGCCGGGGCTGCAGCAGCTCGGGCGGCGCTCCGCTCGCGTGGCTCACCACGGCGCTGCTCGCCGCGCCCTGGCTGCGCTCGCGGCGCTCCTCGCTCCGGGGGGCGCTGGCCAAGGGGGGCCTGCTCGGTCTCATGGGCGTGCTCGCGGCTCCGACCGCGCACGCCCAGGTGACGGCGGCACCCCTGTCCGAGTCCATCGACGCACAGCGCTACAAGCCCGGCCCGGGCATCAACGACATCCTGGGCGTGCACGGCGCCCGGGTGGGCCAGCACCTGGGATGGCACCTCGGGGCGTCGATCAACTACGCGAGCAACCCCCTGGGCATCTTCAACCCTCGCACGGACACCTTCGTCCACGAGATCGTGTCGGACCAGGCGACGCTCGACCTGATGGGCTCGCTGTCGCTGTGGGAGCGCTTCGAGCTGGGGGTGGCGGTGCCGCTCACCTACCAGGCCGGGCAGGCGGCCACCTCCGGCACGCCCTTCGCCACCGGGACGACGGGCTCGGGGCTCGGGGATTTGAGGCTCGTGCCCAAGGCGCACCTGGTGTCCGCGGGCGCCTTCGGCCTGGGCCTCGTGGTGCCCATCCACCTGCCCACCGCGGGAGGCGCGGACTACCGCGGCGGCGCGAGTGTCAGCGCCCGTCCCCAGCTCATCGCCGAGTGGGGGCGGGAGCCCGCGGGCTTCCGACTGGTGGCCAACCTGGGCGCCAACGTCCAGCGGGCCGCGCAGCTGCGCAACCTCGATGCGGGCACCGAGCTGATGTACGCGCTGGGCGCCCAGCTGCCCTTCACCCAGAAGCTGGCGCTCCGGGCCAACCTGGCGGGCGCGTTCGCGCTCGGCGACAACGACTTCTCGGGGCGGCCCCTCGAGGTGCTCGCGGCGCTGCAGTACCGCTTCAATCCCGGACTGGCGGCCCACATCGGCGGCGGCCCGGGCATCACCCGCGGCTACGGCACGCCGGGCTTCCGCGTCTTCGCGGGGCTCGACTGGGGCAGGCCGGAGGGTGAGCCGGCCCGGGCCGAGACCACGCCGACTCCCGCGCCCGCGCCGGTCCCCGCCGGGCCGGTGGACTCGGACGGCGACGGCATCCCGGACGTGAAGGACAAGTGCCCCACGCAGCCCGAGGACAAGGACGGCTTCCAGGACGAGGACGGCTGCCCGGATCCGGACAACGACAAGGACGGCATCCCGGACACCAAGGACAAGTGCCCGCTGCAGCCCGAGACGGTCAACGGCTACCAGGACGAGGATGGGTGCCCGGACGAGGATCCCAACAAGGACTCGGACGGGGACGGCATCCCGGACGTGAAGGACAAGTGCCCGCTGGTGGCCGAGGACAAGGACGGCTTCCAGGACGAGGACGGCTGCCCGGATCCGGACAACGATCAGGACGGCATCCCGGACGCGCAGGACCAGTGCCCGAACGAGCCGGAGACCATCAACGGCGTGAAGGACGAGGACGGCTGCCCGGACGAGGGCAAGTCCAAGGTGCGCCTGGAAGGCAACCGCATCGTCATCCTGGACAAGGTGTACTTCGCCACGGCCAAGGACGTGATCCTTCCCAAGTCGTTCAACCTGCTCAAGCAGGTGGGCTCGGTGCTCCGGGCCAACCCGCAGATCGAGTTGCTGCGCGTGGAGGGCCACACGGATGACCAGGGCAATGACGCGAGTAACCTGAACCTGTCCAAGCGCCGCGCGGGCACGGTGCGCCAGTTCCTCATCAAGGAGGGCATCGCGGCCGAGCGGCTCGAGGCGGAGGGCTACGGCGAGACCCGCCCCGTGGACACCAACAAGACGGCGCTCGGCCGGGAGAACAACCGGCGCGTCGAGTTCAACATCCTGAAGCTGGCGGGCCAGCAGTAG
- a CDS encoding metallophosphoesterase has translation MPDLSPRIVALIVPLLLAAAPPSAPSAAAPKEPDVFTGVERVVAVGDVHGDVDALKDVLRMAGLINAKGKWTGGKAHLVQTGDIPDRGDHSRAAFELLMRLEKEALAAGGRVHALLGNHEVMNMLGDLRYVTSGELASFADQTPQADAEGQPKGLAGHRAAYGPEGRYGRWLRTHAAVVRINDTLFVHGGVAPSVPAKTLGELNAWVRQDLTPGNAPGGARDPQGPLWFRGYALGEDGAEQALDGVLGRFGARRMVMGHTTEREGKIRARFGGKAVLIDTGLSTGYGHHLAALELKGDTLTALYPDGRVELSRGTP, from the coding sequence ATGCCCGACCTGTCCCCCCGCATCGTGGCCTTGATCGTCCCCTTGCTCCTGGCGGCGGCCCCTCCGTCCGCCCCGTCCGCCGCCGCGCCGAAGGAGCCGGACGTCTTCACCGGCGTGGAGCGCGTGGTGGCCGTGGGCGACGTGCACGGCGACGTGGACGCGCTCAAGGACGTGCTGCGCATGGCGGGGCTCATCAACGCCAAGGGCAAGTGGACGGGCGGCAAGGCCCACCTGGTGCAGACGGGGGACATCCCGGACCGGGGTGACCACTCGCGCGCGGCCTTCGAGCTGCTCATGCGGCTGGAGAAGGAGGCGCTCGCCGCGGGGGGCCGGGTGCACGCGCTGCTCGGCAACCACGAGGTGATGAACATGCTCGGGGACCTGCGCTACGTGACGAGCGGCGAGCTGGCCTCGTTCGCGGACCAGACGCCCCAGGCGGACGCGGAGGGCCAGCCCAAGGGGCTCGCCGGCCACCGGGCGGCCTATGGCCCCGAGGGGCGCTACGGCCGGTGGCTGCGCACGCACGCCGCGGTGGTGCGCATCAACGACACGCTGTTCGTCCACGGCGGCGTGGCGCCCAGCGTGCCCGCCAAGACGCTGGGCGAGCTCAACGCGTGGGTGCGGCAGGACCTGACCCCGGGCAATGCCCCGGGCGGCGCGCGCGATCCCCAGGGGCCCTTGTGGTTCCGCGGCTACGCCCTGGGCGAGGACGGCGCGGAGCAGGCGCTCGATGGCGTGCTGGGACGCTTCGGGGCGCGGCGGATGGTGATGGGCCACACCACGGAGCGCGAGGGGAAGATCCGCGCGCGCTTCGGGGGCAAGGCGGTGCTCATCGACACGGGCCTGAGCACCGGCTACGGCCACCACCTGGCGGCGCTGGAGCTCAAGGGCGACACGCTCACGGCGCTCTACCCCGACGGCCGGGTGGAGCTCTCGCGCGGCACGCCCTGA
- the hemW gene encoding radical SAM family heme chaperone HemW: MGFAGPTDPLTGTPAARFGLYVHFPYCVAKCPYCDFAVAVVREVPEERYARAVLTELDARLAVWPALRERPLESIFLGGGTPSLWHPRWVAHVLEGIAARLRVAPDAEVSLEANPGLADAERFAGYRAAGVNRLSLGMQSFQAETLQALGREHTGPQGVAAYDMARRAGFPLVSMDFIYGVHGQSRAQVEADARQAVALAPEHLSTYALTVEREVLAVATPLSRQLDAGTLVLPPDETVVEMAQTLRDVYAAGGLARYEISNHARPGLGSRHNALYWTGGEYLALGVGATGMLLTEGTWEAPARGQRYVNPRGSGAYLRAVEEGQTPTMATVEDLGPEELFEERLSMGLRLRSGVDWEAVCTRYGQAVEPRRAEVARLVKHGLARLDGPRLVLTDAGADVHSAICARLL, encoded by the coding sequence ATGGGGTTCGCGGGTCCGACTGACCCCCTCACGGGTACCCCGGCGGCGCGCTTCGGGCTGTACGTGCACTTCCCGTACTGCGTGGCGAAGTGCCCCTACTGCGACTTCGCCGTGGCGGTGGTGCGCGAGGTGCCCGAGGAGCGCTACGCGCGCGCGGTGCTCACCGAGCTCGACGCGCGGCTGGCGGTCTGGCCCGCGCTGCGCGAGCGGCCCCTGGAGTCCATCTTCCTGGGCGGGGGCACGCCGTCCCTGTGGCACCCGCGCTGGGTGGCGCACGTGCTGGAGGGCATCGCGGCGCGGCTGCGCGTGGCGCCGGACGCGGAGGTGTCCCTGGAGGCCAACCCGGGCCTCGCGGACGCCGAGCGCTTCGCGGGCTACCGCGCCGCGGGCGTCAACCGGTTGTCGCTGGGCATGCAGTCCTTCCAGGCCGAGACGCTCCAGGCCCTGGGCCGCGAGCACACCGGCCCCCAGGGCGTGGCCGCGTACGACATGGCCCGGCGGGCGGGCTTCCCCCTCGTGTCCATGGACTTCATCTACGGCGTGCATGGCCAGTCGCGCGCGCAGGTGGAGGCGGATGCGCGCCAGGCCGTGGCGCTCGCGCCCGAGCACCTGTCCACCTACGCGCTCACCGTGGAGCGCGAGGTGCTGGCGGTGGCCACGCCCCTGTCGCGGCAACTGGACGCGGGCACCCTCGTCCTGCCTCCGGACGAGACCGTGGTGGAGATGGCCCAGACCCTGCGCGACGTCTACGCCGCCGGGGGCCTCGCGCGCTACGAGATCTCCAACCATGCCCGACCGGGCCTGGGCTCGCGCCACAACGCGCTGTACTGGACCGGCGGCGAGTACCTCGCGCTGGGCGTGGGCGCCACCGGCATGCTGCTCACCGAGGGCACGTGGGAGGCGCCCGCGCGGGGCCAGCGCTACGTGAATCCCCGGGGCTCGGGGGCGTACCTGCGCGCGGTGGAGGAGGGCCAGACGCCCACCATGGCCACCGTGGAGGACCTGGGCCCCGAGGAACTCTTCGAGGAGCGCCTGTCCATGGGCCTGCGGCTGCGCTCGGGCGTGGACTGGGAGGCGGTGTGTACGCGCTATGGCCAGGCCGTGGAGCCCCGGCGCGCGGAGGTGGCGCGGCTGGTGAAGCACGGCCTCGCCCGGCTGGACGGCCCCCGGCTGGTGCTCACCGACGCGGGCGCCGACGTGCACAGCGCCATCTGCGCGCGGCTGTTGTGA